The Vibrio gallaecicus genome contains a region encoding:
- a CDS encoding class I SAM-dependent methyltransferase — protein sequence MIPAIYLAKGRDKSLRRKHPWVFSRGIDKVEGEPQSGETVDVFAQNGKWLAKAAYSPSSQIRARIWSFEKEEIDKSFFIKRIQNAQLIREDIIERDGLTGYRLIAAESDGLPGITIDKYQNYLVCQLLSAGAEFNKPVLVEALVHCFPDCNIYERSDVAVRKKEGLEQTVGVLHGDEPPKSVVIEENGVKISVDIVDGHKTGFYLDQRDSRKEAMKYVKDKDVLNCFSYTGGFGLYALKGEAKRVINADVSQPALDTAKFNAELNKFDISKKRAVFLNADVFKLLREYRDQGTKFDVVIMDPPKFVSSKNNLTSGANGYKDINMLAMQILKPGGTLLTYSCSGLMGADLFQKIIADAALDAERSVKFVERFEQAADHLTDTAYPEGFYLKGFACKVL from the coding sequence ATGATTCCTGCAATTTATCTAGCTAAAGGCCGTGACAAATCACTTCGTCGTAAACACCCATGGGTTTTTTCACGTGGTATCGACAAAGTAGAAGGAGAACCTCAATCAGGAGAGACTGTTGATGTTTTCGCACAAAATGGTAAATGGCTAGCTAAAGCAGCGTACTCTCCATCGTCACAGATCAGAGCTCGTATTTGGAGTTTTGAAAAAGAAGAAATTGATAAATCATTCTTCATTAAACGAATCCAAAATGCGCAACTCATTCGTGAAGACATTATTGAACGTGACGGGCTAACTGGTTATCGCCTAATCGCTGCTGAGTCAGATGGCTTACCAGGTATCACTATTGATAAGTATCAAAATTACCTTGTATGCCAATTATTAAGCGCTGGTGCTGAGTTTAACAAACCAGTATTAGTTGAAGCTCTTGTTCATTGCTTCCCTGATTGCAATATTTATGAACGCTCTGATGTGGCGGTTCGTAAAAAAGAAGGCCTAGAACAAACTGTTGGGGTATTGCATGGTGATGAGCCACCTAAATCGGTAGTTATCGAAGAAAATGGTGTAAAAATCAGCGTCGATATCGTTGACGGACATAAAACTGGCTTCTACCTCGATCAACGAGATAGCCGAAAAGAAGCAATGAAATATGTAAAAGACAAAGATGTTCTAAACTGTTTTTCTTACACTGGCGGCTTTGGTCTATACGCTTTAAAGGGCGAAGCGAAACGAGTAATTAACGCTGATGTATCACAACCAGCTTTAGACACAGCTAAGTTTAATGCCGAATTGAATAAGTTCGACATTTCAAAAAAACGTGCCGTATTTTTGAATGCTGACGTTTTTAAGTTACTGCGTGAGTACCGAGACCAAGGTACTAAGTTCGACGTAGTTATCATGGATCCACCAAAATTTGTTTCAAGTAAGAACAACCTGACATCAGGCGCGAATGGCTATAAGGATATTAATATGCTTGCCATGCAAATCCTTAAACCAGGTGGAACCCTACTTACATATTCTTGTTCAGGTTTGATGGGAGCAGATTTGTTCCAAAAAATCATTGCAGATGCGGCATTAGATGCCGAGCGCAGCGTGAAATTTGTTGAACGCTTTGAACAAGCTGCAGACCACTTAACAGATACAGCCTACCCTGAAGGTTTCTACTTAAAAGGTTTCGCCTGTAAAGTACTGTAG